GAAGGCTAGCGGAGTCGTTCCGGCGACTTGACATTCGCCCGGCCAGCGACGATAAGTGCAACGTCCCGCCGGGAGGCGAATTCTATCGCCGGCTGTCCATTGGTTGCCTAGGAATTGCCCACCATGAAACGCCTCGCCTTGGTTCCTTGCGTCGTCCTGCTGCTGGCTCTATCCGTCCGAGCTGCCGAAGTCGACACTTCCACGGTCGCCACGGCGATGGCCGCCGCCGCGGACAATTATCTGGCCTCGCTCAAGGCGGACCAGCTCCCCAAAGCGGCAATGGACTTCCACGATCCGGCGCGCCGGGACTGGCACAATATCCCCAAGCCGGAGCGCAAAGGCATCCAGTTTCGCGACATGAACGCCGAGCAGCGCGAACGGTGCCACGCCCTGATCAAGTCCGCGCTGAGCGAGTCCGGCTATGAAAAGGCCGTCAAGATCATGTCGTTGGAATCCAACTTACGCGAGGGGGAAAAGGGGCAGTCCGGCACGCCGTTCCGCGATCCGGAACGCTATTTCCTGACAATCTTCGGCAAGCCGGGCGCGGCAGGCGATTGGGGTTGGAGCTTTGAGGGACATCATTTCTCGCTCAATTTTGCCATCCACGACGGCCAAGTCGTTGGGGATTCGCCGAGCTTTTGGGGCGCGAATCCAGCCACCGTGAAGATCTTCATCGAAGGCGGTCCGGAAGTCGGCGCCCGCACATTGGCCAACGAAGAGCAATTGGCGTTCGACCTGTTGCATTCGTTCGACGACGCACAACGCAAGTTGGTGGTGATCGCCGACAAAGCCCCCGACGATTACCGCAACGCTGGTAATCCAGAGCCCCCCCGCGAACCGCCGGTCGGCCTGGCGGCCGGGCACATGACCAAGCCGCAGCAGGACAAATTCAAGGCGCTCCTGGAATCTTACCTGAGCCACCTGGCCAAGCCGCTCGCGGATCGTCGCGTGGAAGAAATCAAGTCCAGCAACCCCGGAGCGATCCAT
This is a stretch of genomic DNA from Planctomycetia bacterium. It encodes these proteins:
- a CDS encoding DUF3500 domain-containing protein; translation: MKRLALVPCVVLLLALSVRAAEVDTSTVATAMAAAADNYLASLKADQLPKAAMDFHDPARRDWHNIPKPERKGIQFRDMNAEQRERCHALIKSALSESGYEKAVKIMSLESNLREGEKGQSGTPFRDPERYFLTIFGKPGAAGDWGWSFEGHHFSLNFAIHDGQVVGDSPSFWGANPATVKIFIEGGPEVGARTLANEEQLAFDLLHSFDDAQRKLVVIADKAPDDYRNAGNPEPPREPPVGLAAGHMTKPQQDKFKALLESYLSHLAKPLADRRVEEIKSSNPGAIHFAWWGSIEPGVGHYYRVQGPTFVLELVNIQSDPAGNKANHIHSVWRNLSDDFGVAAK